From Brassica oleracea var. oleracea cultivar TO1000 chromosome C3, BOL, whole genome shotgun sequence, a single genomic window includes:
- the LOC106333354 gene encoding glutaredoxin-C13-like — protein sequence MDKVMRMSSEKGVVIFTKSSCCLCYAVQILFRNLRVQPTIHEIDTDPDCREIEKALLRIGCSTAFPAVFIGGKLVGSTSEVMSLHLSGSLVPLIKPYQSLLY from the coding sequence ATGGACAAGGTGATGAGAATGTCGTCCGAGAAAGGAGTGGTGATCTTCACGAAGAGCTCATGTTGTCTCTGCTACGCCGTTCAAATTCTGTTCCGTAACCTTAGGGTTCAACCAACGATTCACGAAATCGACACCGACCCAGACTGCCGTGAGATCGAGAAGGCCCTTCTCCGTATCGGCTGCTCCACCGCCTTCCCAGCTGTCTTCATAGGTGGCAAGCTCGTTGGTTCCACCAGTGAAGTCATGTCCCTTCACCTTAGTGGCTCTCTCGTCCCCTTGATCAAACCCTATCAGTCCCTCCTTTACTAG
- the LOC106331412 gene encoding zinc finger CCCH domain-containing protein 32-like: MDMYGRTPPSQSAHGNADTGLEESMWRLGLGSETYPERPAAPDCPYYMRTGVCGYGSRCRYNHPPDRATVEATVRATGQYPERIGEPPCQFYLKTGTCKYGASCKFNHPRNAGGSMSHVSLNIYGYPVREGGEKECSYYLKTGQCKFGITCKFHHPQPAPAAATPPPPASAPQFYPSLQQQSLMPGAPSSSLRVARTLLPGSYMQGAYGPMLLSPGVLPMQGWSPYSAPVSPALSPGATSLYGVPQLSSTTPSLPGVYPSLPSPTHSFPERPGELECQYYLKTGDCKFGTSCKFHHPRHRVPPSANCNLSPIGLPLRPGVQGCTFYIQNGFCKFGSTCKFDHPTGYNASSSSLPDAPVSTLLGAPSSTGLLSGATRSTSNISAGLIFSQSGGSIPFSDLQLSSQTSLPLTGSRITRHGREIRRSF; the protein is encoded by the exons ATGGACATGTATGGACGCACTCCGCCCTCCCAATCTGCACATGGAAATGCTGACACCGGACTCGAAG AATCGATGTGGCGATTAGGGTTGGGTAGTGAGACGTACCCAGAGAGACCAGCAGCCCCTGACTGTCCCTACTACATGCGTACTGGTGTCTGTGGTTACGGTTCTCGATGCCGTTACAATCATCCTCCCGATCGTGCCACG GTTGAAGCAACTGTTAGAGCTACAGGGCAGTATCCAGAACGCATTGGTGAACCCCCATGTCAG TTTTATTTGAAAACTGGAACGTGTAAATATGGGGCGTCATGCAAATTCAACCATCCAAGGAATGCTGGTGGATCCATGAGCCACGTTTCTCTCAATATCTATGGATACCCTGTACGAGAG GGTGGTGAGAAAGAATGCTCCTACTATTTGAAAACGGGGCAGTGCAAATTTGGAATAACCTGTAAATTTCATCATCCTCAGCCTGCTCCTGCTGCTGCAACACCACCGCCACCAGCATCTGCACCTCAGTTTTATCCATCGTTGCAGCAGCAGTCACTTATGCCCGGAGCTCCATCCTCTAGCTTGAGAGTTGCCAGAACTCTTCTTCCTGGTTCTTATATGCAAGGCGCCTATGGTCCTATGCTATTATCCCCAGGAGTCCTTCCTATGCAGGGCTGGAGTCCTTACTCG GCACCTGTGAGCCCCGCTCTATCTCCTGGGGCAACTTCTTTGTACGGAGTTCCACAGCTCTCTTCCACCACTCCTTCCCTTCCCGGGGTTTATCCATCTCTTCCTTCTCCTACACATAGCTTTCCAGAGAGACCCGGGGAGTTAGAGTGCCAGTACTATCTGAAAACAGGTGATTGTAAATTTGGAACATCTTGCAAGTTCCACCATCCTCGACATCGGGTTCCACCAAGTGCTAACTGTAACCTCAGCCCCATTGGTCTTCCTCTACGCCCG GGTGTGCAAGGCTGCACTTTCTACATACAAAACGGTTTCTGCAAGTTTGGATCAACATGTAAATTTGATCATCCAACGGGATACAATGCTTCTTCGTCCTCACTCCCTGATGCACCGGTGAGCACTCTCTTGGGTGCTCCTTCATCGACCGGGCTCTTATCTGGGGCTACAAGAAGCACATCTAACATCTCGGCAGGTTTGATTTTCTCCCAGAGCGGCGGCTCAATTCCCTTCTCTGACCTACAACTCTCGAGCCAGACCTCTCTTCCTCTAACTGGTAGCAGAATCACAAGACATGGCCGAGAAATCCGTCGATCCTTTTGA
- the LOC106332237 gene encoding protein ELF4-LIKE 1, which produces MEAPRRRSIVGNNRKSSKRALTELNKDDDHVTAAENEEFNDVEVWNTLSNGFKRAQLVLDQNRDLIQRVNDNHLSRIPENVSRNVGLINEINGNISRVMEIYTDLAVDFAKGIEEAKSGDTDTTTATTSGSYGCGQSSYRS; this is translated from the coding sequence ATGGAAGCACCAAGACGTCGATCGATCGTCGGAAACAACCGGAAGAGCAGCAAACGAGCTCTGACGGAGCTGAACAAAGACGACGACCATGTTACGGCGGCGGAGAATGAGGAGTTCAACGACGTGGAGGTGTGGAATACGCTGAGTAATGGCTTCAAGCGTGCGCAACTCGTTCTAGACCAGAATCGTGACTTGATCCAACGCGTCAACGACAATCATCTGTCCCGAATCCCAGAGAACGTCTCCAGGAACGTTGGCTTGATTAACGAAATCAACGGTAATATCTCGAGAGTTATGGAGATTTACACCGATTTAGCTGTCGACTTCGCAAAAGGAATCGAGGAGGCCAAGAGTGGCGACACCGACACTACTACGGCAACCACCTCCGGTTCCTACGGCTGTGGACAGAGCTCTTACCGTTCTTGA
- the LOC106335648 gene encoding metal tolerance protein C1, with protein MNPICRSSLSRLYLHRLHSPLRRQSSPLETTPRFNFSKRWHFGHTGSDHQGQRPGGSAEEGERIFRLGLTADIGLSVGKALTGYLCGSTAIIADAAHSVSDVVLSGVALFSYRAANVPKDKEHPYGHGKFETLGALGISTMLLATGCGIAWHAADLLLSALSAAPEVNHTHGGHHHGIDMTHPTLAFTVTIASISIKEGLYWITKRAGEKQGSGLMMANAWHHRSDAISSLVALVGVGGSILGVNFLDPLAALVVSAMIFKAGLETGHQSVLELVDAAIPAQQLEPIRQTILQVEGVKGCHRLRGRRAGSSLYLDVHIVVDPFSSVSVAHEVGEYVRGQINKNHPQVSEVFIHIDPAFLQFSSSMMDHDSIQKESNICKEIKLVEATVSELFSSQFSEKMMIKRVTPHLLHTQIWLQIEVAMPSTMTIQDAMRAAEDAEKEIMKAVSNVARVSIQLSLKNSLPQ; from the exons ATGAATCCGATCTGTAGATCATCCCTTTCTCGATTATACCTCCACCGTCTTCACTCACCTCTCCGGCGGCAGTCTTCTCCGCTTGAAACCACCCCCAGGTTCAATTTCTCCAAAAGGTGGCATTTTGGCCACACTGGATCTGATCACCAAGGTCAAAGGCCCGGCGGCAGTGCCGAAGAAGGAGAGAGGATTTTCCGGCTTGGTCTAACCGCTGATATCGGTTTGTCTGTCGGCAAAGCTCTCACCGGTTATCTCTGCGGCAGCACCGCCATCATCGCCGACGCTGCTCATTCCGTTTCAGATGTG GTCCTAAGCGGTGTTGCTCTATTCTCTTACAGAGCTGCCAATGTTCCCAAAGACAAAGAACATCCATATG GTCATGGTAAATTTGAAACTCTTGGAGCCCTTGGAATCTCTACCATGCTTCTGGCTACTGGCTGTGGCATTGCCTGGCATGCCGCTGACCTCCTACTT AGCGCACTGTCCGCAGCCCCTGAGGTGAATCATACTCATGGTGGACATCATCACGGAATTGATATGACTCACCCCACTCTCGCTTTCACTGTTACTATTGCTTCCATTTCCATCAAAGAAGG GCTTTACTGGATCACAAAACGTGCAGGAGAAAAACAAGGGAGTGGGTTGATGATGGCAAATGCTTGGCATCACCGTTCAGATGCTATTTCTTCTCTAGTTGCACTTGTTGGCGTTG GAGGTTCTATTCTAGGAGTTAATTTCTTAGATCCCCTAGCTGCTCTTGTTGTCTCGGCAATGATTTTCAAAGCTGGACTGGAAACAGGACACCAAAG TGTATTGGAACTGGTAGATGCTGCTATACCAGCTCAACAATTAGAGCCAATAAGACAGACCATATTACAGGTTGAAGGAGTCAAG GGATGTCATCGGCTAAGGGGAAGGAGAGCTGGTTCATCGTTGTATCTTGATGTACACATTGTG GTAGATCCGTTTTCCAGTGTGAGTGTTGCGCATGAGGTAGGAGAATATGTACGGGGGCAGATCAATAAAAACCATCCTCAAGTGTCTGAAGTTTTCATTCATATAG ATCCAGCTTTCTTACAGTTTTCTAGTAGCATGATGGATCACGATAGTATACAAAAGGAAAGTAACATATGCAAAGAGATTAAACTTGTCGAAGCCACCGTCTCGGAACTTTTTTCATCACAGTTCTCTGAG AAAATGATGATAAAACGAGTGACACCCCACTTGTTGCATACCCAGATCTGGCTCCAAATCGAAGTTGCTATGCCATCAACCATGACAATTCA GGACGCCATGAGAGCCGCTGAAGATGCAGAGAAGGAGATTATGAAGGCAGTCTCAAATGTGGCTCGTGTCAGCATTCAGCTTAGTCTCAAGAACTCCCTGCCTCAGTAA
- the LOC106335649 gene encoding LOW QUALITY PROTEIN: uncharacterized protein LOC106335649 (The sequence of the model RefSeq protein was modified relative to this genomic sequence to represent the inferred CDS: inserted 3 bases in 2 codons; deleted 2 bases in 2 codons) has protein sequence MAVAAQGSSLFLTKPSFPITTTTTNLSLHPTNRRPLFVLSPPQAQLSSPKKNPKEEHQRLSFTISYLVDSCGLSPDHASVAARKLLLDSPERPNRVLNLLRDHGFSTSQISSLVKKRPVLLLANAXPKLRFFLSIGVSKSLLARTLSSDPTILTRSLVNQLIPSYNFLKSVLDADDKIVAALRRTTWIFLEDHTKNLVPNINHMSETGVPRKCIQLLLTHFPEAVMQKNHEFREITKQAKEMGFNPQKTTFVLAIHRSIWDKCTRGGGWSEDDIMCAFKKHPHCMMLSERKINRTMEFLVKEMNMAPRSIAGCPVVLFFSLDKRIIPRCXASKGMVKEDWSLTSLLVPVEKVFLEKLVIKYEEELPELMEDTPPNSELLFFFSSHIIC, from the exons ATGGCCGTTGCGGCTCAAGGCAGTTCGCTCTTTCTTACGAAACCATCGTTTCCCATTACAACAACAACAACAAACTTGTCCCTACACCCTACGAATCGGAGACCGCTCTTCGTCTTGTCTCCTCCCCAAGCTCAGCTTTCTTCTCCCAAGAAAAACCCTAAAGAAGAACACCAGAGACTCTCCTTCACCATTTCTTATCTTGTCGACTCCTGTGGATTATCTCCCGATCACGCCAGCGTCGCCGCTCGGAAGCTCTTGCTAGATTCTCCGGAACGCCCCAACAGGGTTCTTAACCTTCTCCGCGACCATGGTTTCTCCACCTCCCAGATCTCCAGCCTCGTCAAGAAACGCCCCGTTTTGCTGCTAGCCAATGC CCCTAAGCTCCGATTCTTCCTCTCCATCGGCGTCTCCAAATCCTTACTCGCTCGAACGCTTTCC TCTGATCCCACCATTTTGACCAGAAGCCTCGTCAACCAGCTCATCCCTTCCTACAACTTCCTCAAGAGCGTTCTCGACGCCGACGACAAGATCGTGGCCGCCCTTCGCAGGACGACATGGATTTTCCTCGAGGACCACACCAAGAACCTCGTCCCCAACATCAACCACATGTCGGAGACG GGGGTCCCTAGGAAATGCATACAGCTGCTCCTCACGCATTTTCCCGAAGCCGTGATGCAGAAGAACCACGAGTTCCGGGAAATCACCAAGCAAGCTAAGGAGATGGGATTCAATCCCCAGAAGACAACCTTCGTGCTGGCGATCCACAGATCGATATGGGACAAGTGTACCAGAGGTGGGGGGTGGTCGGAAGACGACATCATGTGCGCGTTCAAGAAGCACCCGCACTGTATGATGCTGTCGGAGAGGAAGATAAACAGGACGATGGAGTTTCTTGTCAAGGAGATGAATATGGCGCCAAGATCGATCGCAGGGTGCCCCGTGGTGCTCTTTTTCAGCCTGGATAAGAGGATTATCCCAAGAT TGGCATCCAAGGGGATGGTGAAGGAGGACTGGAGCTTGACGTCCTTGTTGGTTCCAGTGGAGAAAGTGTTCTTGGAGAAGCTGGTGATCAAGTACGAGGAGGAGTTGCCTGAGTTGATGGAGGATACACCACCAAACTCTGAGCTTTTGTTTTTCTTTTCATCTCATATAATATGCTGA
- the LOC106335647 gene encoding uncharacterized protein LOC106335647: MEPNHSDDDDAMEGLVNESSSPYLNGINGEPQVLPRVGDEYQAEIPHLVPEHDRSKLIGCFGLDPHLVTFGLPIPLMWTRSEKFKGFREAAEIEEEKRKPSCQPAARTKPRGIVLALPCQKNSKLKFEWLGKCLYPFPGTLGEPWADSEREKFLLGLYLIGKNLVLLHRFVGSKKMGDMLSYYYGSFYRSNEYKRWVDGRKSGRSKQSVQGHKLLTGWRQQELLSRVSSHVSEECKSLLLQVYKAFREDRIELEEYVFSLKDMIGVNKLTEAIGIGKGKKDLTLEATKLNNPGGGASKVRIRNDLPIADIVKFLTGEYRMSKTRSSDLFWEAVWPRLLARGWHSEQPKDGPKNSLVFLVPEANKFSRRNMSKGSHYFDSLTGVLNKVALDPTLLDLKTDEEDIGSSKKEEEIKNDPAMDIEEFDDDDDDDDSSQNKSKKKKKKRYLEPRIKASKGEEVTMCTIVDTSGVEEGCALKELRSLPIETGNSTSYLSESEDYQLSEESKNKATVSTSSGKSSSVNMDNERVQKNRKRGRPRNPPNRSSLADCSQKPVKKGTQIRPNPSEADQNGVLMREEHIHQGQPLKLSSTGSSAEDCSCGRNEGRQISPEIREDFDLNVSQISLEAEGVRNSESSCAAQQSSIQMDEEMPRDVVQVNGPGRRQSTRTRPLTAKALEAFAFGYLGNSEKKRKSTEEQSRPKYTKRIRKPGGI; the protein is encoded by the coding sequence ATGGAGCCAAATCATTCAGATGATGATGATGCCATGGAAGGTCTTGTGAATGAATCTTCGTCCCCATATCTAAATGGAATTAATGGAGAGCCCCAGGTGCTTCCTCGTGTTGGAGATGAGTACCAGGCAGAGATCCCTCATCTAGTCCCAGAGCATGATCGCTCAAAGCTCATTGGATGCTTTGGATTAGATCCCCACCTGGTCACATTTGGCTTGCCTATCCCACTTATGTGGACAAGAAGTGAGAAATTCAAAGGTTTCCGTGAAGCAGCCGAGATTGAAGAAGAAAAAAGGAAACCTTCTTGCCAACCAGCTGCTAGAACGAAACCGAGGGGTATTGTTCTTGCGTTGCCATGCCAAAAAAACTCAAAGTTAAAGTTCGAGTGGCTCGGTAAGTGCCTCTATCCGTTCCCTGGGACTTTAGGCGAACCTTGGGCAGACTCCGAGCGAGAGAAGTTTCTTCTTGGCCTCTACTTGATTGGGAAAAACCTTGTCTTGCTGCATAGATTCGTTGGGAGTAAGAAGATGGGAGACATGCTCTCATACTATTACGGCAGCTTTTACAGGTCTAATGAATACAAGAGATGGGTAGATGGACGCAAGTCCGGGAGAAGCAAACAGTCTGTTCAAGGCCACAAGCTATTAACAGGCTGGAGGCAACAAGAATTGCTCTCTCGGGTCTCCTCTCATGTATCCGAGGAATGCAAGAGTCTGCTGCTTCAGGTATATAAAGCATTTAGAGAAGATAGGATTGAACTGGAGGAGTATGTGTTCAGTTTAAAGGATATGATTGGTGTCAATAAGCTTACGGAAGCGATTGGTATAGGTAAAGGCAAGAAAGATTTGACGTTAGAGGCGACCAAGTTGAATAATCCTGGAGGAGGAGCCTCCAAAGTCCGAATACGGAATGATCTTCCCATTGCGGATATTGTCAAGTTTTTAACCGGAGAGTATAGGATGAGCAAGACACGGTCCAGTGACCTCTTTTGGGAAGCTGTTTGGCCACGTTTGTTGGCGAGAGGGTGGCACTCGGAGCAGCCGAAAGACGGTCCGAAGAACTCTCTTGTTTTTCTGGTACCGGAAGCTAATAAGTTTTCCAGGAGGAACATGTCAAAGGGGAGTCACTACTTCGATTCTCTCACTGGTGTCTTGAACAAGGTTGCTTTAGATCCCACGCTTCTTGACCTCAAGACTGATGAGGAGGATATTGGGAGCAGCAAAAAAGAGGAGGAAATCAAGAATGACCCGGCGATGGATATAGAGGAGTTTGATGATGATGATGATGATGATGATTCTTCACAAAACAAGAGCAAGAAGAAGAAGAAGAAAAGGTACCTAGAACCACGCATCAAAGCAAGTAAAGGTGAGGAGGTGACCATGTGTACGATTGTGGATACAAGTGGTGTGGAAGAAGGATGTGCATTGAAAGAGCTAAGATCTTTGCCTATTGAGACAGGCAATTCAACAAGTTACTTGAGTGAATCTGAGGATTACCAGCTGTCTGAAGAATCTAAAAACAAGGCAACAGTCAGTACTAGTTCTGGTAAGAGCAGCTCTGTAAACATGGACAATGAGAGAGTGCAGAAGAACAGGAAACGAGGGAGACCAAGAAATCCACCCAACAGGAGTAGTTTGGCAGATTGTTCTCAGAAACCAGTGAAGAAGGGGACACAGATAAGACCAAACCCATCAGAAGCTGATCAAAATGGGGTGTTGATGAGAGAGGAGCATATCCATCAAGGTCAGCCTCTGAAACTCTCCTCAACTGGTTCATCTGCAGAAGATTGCTCTTGTGGAAGAAATGAAGGCCGCCAAATATCACCAGAAATCAGAGAAGATTTTGACTTGAACGTTTCACAAATCTCACTAGAAGCTGAGGGGGTGCGTAACAGTGAGAGCTCTTGTGCAGCACAGCAGTCATCTATTCAAATGGATGAGGAAATGCCTCGAGATGTGGTGCAGGTAAACGGTCCTGGGCGGAGGCAGAGTACAAGGACCCGACCGCTGACTGCAAAAGCACTGGAAGCTTTTGCTTTTGGATACCTTGGTAACTCGGAAAAGAAGAGAAAATCTACGGAGGAGCAGTCAAGACCAAAGTACACAAAGCGCATCCGTAAACCAGGAGGAATCTAG
- the LOC106333159 gene encoding uncharacterized protein LOC106333159 has product MNTTKKVLDVSPFLLLESSADSDSYRQGGGADQIEGAHDGEPNVNNNDYADRDDTDESCTANPYETSCVTTWTPIFDAEDTVKEEIILTAGEEEDEDGEGEVNSYIIRYMRSQRENLTVDSSAVVSEMDKNRMFWEACLAS; this is encoded by the coding sequence ATGAACACAACCAAGAAGGTGTTGGATGTGTCACCGTTCTTGCTATTAGAATCATCTGCAGATTCTGATTCCTATCGCCAGGGCGGAGGCGCCGATCAGATCGAGGGTGCCCACGACGGCGAACCCAACGTTAACAATAACGATTACGCGGATCGAGATGATACTGATGAGTCTTGTACTGCCAATCCATACGAGACGTCTTGTGTGACGACCTGGACACCGATTTTCGACGCGGAGGATACGGTGAAAGAAGAAATAATTCTCACAGCAGGGGAGGAAGAAGATGAGGACGGAGAAGGAGAGGTGAACAGCTACATCATAAGATATATGAGAAGTCAACGTGAAAATCTGACTGTTGATTCTAGTGCGGTGGTGAGTGAGATGGATAAAAATCGAATGTTCTGGGAAGCTTGTCTCGCTTCCTGA